In one Bombus fervidus isolate BK054 chromosome 16, iyBomFerv1, whole genome shotgun sequence genomic region, the following are encoded:
- the LOC139995482 gene encoding voltage-dependent anion-selective channel yields MAPPAYSDLGKSARDLFSSGYHFGLIKLDVKTKTKSGVEFSSGGVSNQDSGKVFGTLETKYNIDDYGLKFSEKWNTDNTLSTDVTFADKLLKGLTLGYGCTFSPQTGTKTGKLKTSYKHENVSANADFDLSLSAGPLVNASTVVGYQGWLAGYQACFDTQRNKLTKNNFALGYTASDFTLHATVNNGCDFSGLIYHKVKPDLEGAINLEWNSSNNVTQFGIATKYNLDLDASIRAKVNSNLQIGLGYQQKLRDGVTLTLSTNIDGKNFGSGGHKIGLALDLQA; encoded by the exons ATGGCCCCACCAGCATATAGTGATTTAGGCAAAAGTGCTCGTGACTTATTTTCCAGTGGATATCATTTTGGTCTAATTAAGTTGGATGTGAAAACAAAAACTAAATCTGGTGTAGAATTCTCTAGTGGTGGGGTATCTAATCAAGATAGTGGAAAAGTATTTGGTACTTTAGAAAccaaatataatattgatgACTATGGATTGAAATTTAGTGAAAAGTGGAATACTGATAATACACTTTCTACTGATGTTACTTTTGCCGACAAATTGCTCAAAGGTCTTACCCTTGGCTATGGCTGTACTTTCTCTCCACAAACAGg GACCAAGACTGGAAAACTGAAGACATCTTACAAACATGAGAATGTATCAGCCAATGCTGATTTTGATCTTAGTCTTTCTGCTGGTCCTTTGGTAAATGCATCAACTGTTGTAGGATACCAAG GTTGGTTGGCTGGATATCAAGCTTGTTTTGATACACAAAGAAACAAGCTTACAAAGAATAACTTTGCACTTGGATATACCGCCTCTGACTTTACTCTTCACGCAACAGT gaACAATGGCTGTGACTTTAGTGGCCTCATTTATCACAAAGTGAAACCAGATCTAGAAGGCGCAATTAATTTGGAGTGGAATTCAAGCAACAATGTGACACAATTTGGAATTGCTACAAAATATAATCTTGACCTAGATGCATCTATCAGAGCTAAAGTTAATTCTAATCTTCAAATTGGTCTAGGATATCAACAAAAGTTACGTGATG GTGTAACTCTGACACTTTCTACAAATATTGATGGAAAGAACTTTGGCTCTGGTGGTCACAAGATTGGTCTTGCATTAGACCTACAAGCTTAA
- the Csn4 gene encoding COP9 signalosome subunit 4, whose amino-acid sequence MVVTAASVRQQLTNLLYSGGSHKDQAEKYRAILDSILLSSSEEAMDALKIFIEAIVHEYVSLVISRQVLTDVSNRLLLLPDEVSMAISHYTLDKMQPRVISFEEQVASIRQHLAKIYERNQNWREAANVLVGIPLETGQKHYTVDYKLETYLKIARLYLEDDDPVQAEAFINRASLLQAESKNEQLQIYYKVCYARVLDYRRKFIEAAQRYNELSYRSIIHEDERMTALRNALICTVLASAGQQRSRMLATLFKDERCQQLPAYSILEKMYLDRIIRRSELQEFEALLQPHQKASTIDGLGSTILDRAVIEHNLLSASKLYNNITFEELGALLEIPPTKAEKIASQMITEGRMNGYIDQIDSIVHFETRETLPTWDKQIQSLCYQVNQIIEKIAQTEPEWIAKAMEDQMVH is encoded by the exons ATGGTGGTGACGGCAGCTTCTGTACGTCAACAGCTCACGAATTTACTGTATTCCGGGGGCTCTCATAAAGATCAAGCGGAGAA GTATCGAGCGATTTTGGACTCAATACTGTTATCGTCCAGCGAAGAGGCGATGGATGCTTTGAAGATATTCATTGAAGCAA TTGTACATGAATATGTAAGTTTGGTCATCTCAAGACAAGTTTTAACGGATGTCAGTAATCGATTATTACTTTTACCTGATGAAGTGTCAATGGCTATTTCGCATTATACATTAGACAAg ATGCAACCAAGAGTAATCTCATTTGAAGAACAAGTTGCTAGTATAAGACAACACTTAGCAAAAATTTATGAACGTAATCAAAATTGGAGAGAAGCAGCTAATGTTTTAGTTGGGATACCACTAGAAACAGGACAAAA GCACTATACAGTTGACTACAAACTTGAAACTTATCTTAAAATTGCACGATTGTACTTAGAAGACGATGATCCAGTGCAGGCCGAAGCATTCATCAATAGGGCATCTCTTTTACAA GCTGAGTCGAAAAATGAACAGTTACAAATATACTATAAAGTTTGTTATGCTAGAGTATTAGATTATAGAAGAAAGTTTATAGAAGCAGCACAAAGATACAATGAATTATCGTACAGATCTATTATACATGAAGATGAACGTATGACTGCACTTAGGAATGCATTAATTTGTACAGTATTAGCTTCTGCag GTCAACAAAGAAGTCGTATGTTAGCTACATTATTTAAAGACGAGCGTTGTCAACAACTTCCCGCTTACTCAATTcttgaaaaaatgtatttggaTCGCATTATTCGGCGTTCCGAGTTGCAAGAATTTGAAGCCTTACTACAACCTCATCAGAAAGCAAGTACAATTGATGGATTAGGATCCACTATTCTTGATCGTGCCGTTATAGAACATAACTTATTATCTGCTAGTAAATTGTACAATAACATAACTTTCGAAGAATTGGGTGCTTTATTGGAAATCCCACCAACGAAAGCAGAAAAAATTGCTAGCCAAATGATTACAGAAGGTCGAATGAATGGGTACATCGATCAAATTGATTCCATTGTACATTTTGAAA CACGCGAAACTTTACCAACGTGGGATAAACAAATACAATCACTTTGCTATCAAGTAAAccaaataatagaaaaaattgcTCAAACTGAACCAGAATGGATAGCAAAAGCAATGGAAGATCAGATGGtgcattaa